Proteins encoded in a region of the Candidatus Methylomirabilota bacterium genome:
- a CDS encoding ABC transporter permease: MRRYLARRVVAFAATLFVVSILVFVVIRVLPGDPALLIMGTEASPEAAAALRRAMGLDRPLPVQYAEWVRGALRGDLGRSIQYDVPVGSLILSRLRVTLPLTLLATLFMTATALPLGIFAATHHRRLGDYLAMVASQLGIAIPSFWAGLLLILFFAVRLGWVEAGGFPGWEAGLGAALRALLLPAVALGLIQAAILTRTTRSAVLEVIHAEHVRTARAKGLGERVVTWKHVLRNALITIVTIAGLQFGQLMAGSIVLENVFYLPGLGRLALSAISARDLPVVQGVVLFVAATIITLNFAVDVIYGFLDPRIRYD; this comes from the coding sequence ATGCGCCGCTATCTCGCGCGCCGGGTGGTCGCGTTCGCCGCGACCCTGTTCGTCGTCTCCATCCTGGTGTTCGTGGTGATCCGCGTCCTGCCCGGGGACCCCGCGCTCCTCATCATGGGCACCGAGGCGAGTCCCGAGGCGGCAGCCGCGCTCCGCCGCGCGATGGGCCTCGATCGTCCCCTGCCCGTCCAGTACGCCGAATGGGTCCGCGGAGCCCTCCGCGGAGACCTCGGGCGCTCCATCCAGTACGACGTCCCGGTCGGGAGCCTGATCCTGAGCCGGCTCCGGGTGACGCTTCCCCTGACCCTGCTGGCCACTCTCTTCATGACGGCGACGGCGCTGCCGCTCGGCATCTTCGCGGCGACCCACCACCGCCGCCTGGGAGACTACCTGGCCATGGTGGCCTCCCAGCTCGGGATCGCCATCCCGTCGTTCTGGGCCGGGCTCCTCCTGATCCTCTTCTTCGCCGTGCGCCTCGGCTGGGTCGAGGCCGGGGGGTTCCCCGGGTGGGAGGCCGGCCTCGGGGCCGCCCTTCGGGCGCTGCTGCTGCCGGCCGTCGCCCTGGGGCTGATCCAGGCGGCGATCCTGACCCGGACCACGCGCTCGGCGGTCCTCGAGGTCATCCACGCCGAGCACGTCCGCACGGCCCGCGCCAAGGGGCTCGGCGAGCGGGTGGTGACCTGGAAGCACGTCCTGCGGAACGCGCTCATCACGATCGTCACCATCGCGGGGCTCCAGTTCGGCCAGCTCATGGCGGGCAGCATCGTCCTCGAGAACGTCTTCTACCTGCCGGGCCTGGGCCGACTGGCCCTCAGCGCCATCAGTGCGCGGGATCTGCCGGTCGTCCAGGGCGTCGTGCTCTTCGTGGCCGCCACCATCATCACGCTGAACTTCGCGGTCGACGTGATCTACGGGTTTCTCGATCCCCGCATCCGCTATGACTGA